Within the Cryptococcus neoformans var. neoformans B-3501A chromosome 1, whole genome shotgun sequence genome, the region GCAATCACAGTCCAGGAGACGGGGCCCCAGGAGTAACCAAAATTGAAGCAGTAAATCCAGATGAAGACAGCCGAGGTCCATGCGGCACCGGCATGGGTGGACCATGAGTTCTGGAATGTGGCAGTAAGTGCAGCAACGATGATCAAGCAGAAGCTCATGCCGAGACCTCCGACGATGATCAGGGGTCGTCTACCAACTCGGTCCATGATGACGAGAGCCgggaaggtggagaggacACCCATGATACCGACGACACCTGaagcgaggagggagatggcgGTGGATCCGATACCCCTGTGCAAGTGATTAGCAAAGATCTACTGGACTAGATGTGAACAAACAAGGAGGCAAATATTGTCGGAGCGTAGAATATGATGGCGTCAATACCGCTCATCTGCTGGAAGAACATCATGAGACAAGCGATGGCGGTACGCCTGAACATTGGCCAGGTCGTGAACAACGAGCCGATCTGGGCGAATTGCAAAGCGAAAGGGCGGTTGAGCAGAGTGGGGAACTTTTCGGCAGCCGTTTCACGCTCGAAGATCGCATCGGCCTTGATTTCCAGATACTCAAGCCGGACCAGTTCGCTGTCTGCGTCCATGTCCCTGATGTAGGCAAGGGTGCGAAGGGCTTCCTCATCGCGTCCTTGCTTCAGGAGCCATCGGGGACTATATGGAATAAAGAAGGCTCCGATGGCGAGGCCGATTGCCGGGACTGCTTGGAGGGCGAGCTGCGAGATATCAGCTTCGCCACACCAGAAAATGTCTGCGTACAGGAAGTCGCCATGCGACGGTGTTGGTGTTTGAGATGTAGTTGGTTCCGAAACCGATCCAGTAGGAAAACAGGATGCCTATGGTCACGGAGAGCTGCCAAGTGCCGACCATTGCACCACGGACTTCGGCTGAACTTATTTCCGAATTGTAAGTAGGCACAGCGGTACTGAGAGATCCTACAGCTAAACCGATCGCAAAACGGCCAACGAAAATCATGGCCGAGTTGACAGCAGCGGCGGTAAGAATAGTTCCAACGATGCACACAATAGCACCGCCAAAGATCGACCAACGTCGGGAGAAACGGTCGCAGCAGTAACCGTTGATGAGGGCTCCTACCCATCCTCCAAGACCGAGCACGCTAGAAGATCAGCACGGAATACATGATCATGTTAAGGATAACTCACGCAACGGTCCAGCCCTTGAAAGAGGCATCGGTTACGATGCGCTCGAATGCTGGGATCCGAGTGAATGACGGCATAACCTGGACCTGACCATCTTCACGTATGTCAGCTTTCGATCTCACACAAGCTCCTCACTCACAAGAACCCTGCTCGTAACCGTAACAGAGACCACCAAGGGCAGTCAACATGGAAATCCCGAATAATCGGCGGTTTCTGATGAGACCTGTAATACCAGATGGCCCAGCGAGCTTCTCTCGCATGGCGTCAACATCGTAAACGTCTGTCATATTGTCAATGGTGCGGCTGTGGTGATGGTGCCGATTTGCCGGTCAAGTTTGGGGAAGTTGGGGATCAGTAGACGATATATCTATCCTTGGAGCCacaggtggaggaaggtttCCGGAAGTTTAGTTCTTCCCTTATGAGCAGCGATGAACGTTTCGTCGGTAAGTTTCCGCTGCGTCTGTAACTCCGGCTTCAACCTCAGCGATCAGTAGTGTTCTATGCCCAGCTCGTCGTTCCGGCAAAAGCGTCGCCCTTCCCCTGCTGCGCCTATTCCTGTTGCCCCGCATGGCGTTATGTGCCCCACAAACCCCAACTCGCGGCGGTCACGAGGTGTTTTTACCAGTTCTGGGTGGACTCTCCATCACAATCCggggtggaaggagagggggTGTATGGACCCCAACTTGAAAAGTGATGTCAAGCCGGTCAGAGTCCAAATCCCGAATCCTCTAACTACGGCGAGGatcctttctcttgctcGGCTTGCACAACGGCAT harbors:
- a CDS encoding hypothetical protein (HMMPfam hit to Sugar_tr, Sugar (and other) transporter, score: 382.6, E(): 5e-112), which codes for MTDVYDVDAMREKLAGPSGITGLIRNRRLFGISMLTALGGLCYGYEQGSYGQVQVMPSFTRIPAFERIVTDASFKGWTVAVLGLGGWVGALINGYCCDRFSRRWSIFGGAIVCIVGTILTAAAVNSAMIFVGRFAIGLAVGSLSTAVPTYNSEISSAEVRGAMVGTWQLSVTIGILFSYWIGFGTNYISNTNTVAWRLPLALQAVPAIGLAIGAFFIPYSPRWLLKQGRDEEALRTLAYIRDMDADSELVRLEYLEIKADAIFERETAAEKFPTLLNRPFALQFAQIGSLFTTWPMFRRTAIACLMMFFQQMSGIDAIIFYAPTIFASLGIGSTAISLLASGVVGIMGVLSTFPALVIMDRVGRRPLIIVGGLGMSFCLIIVAALTATFQNSWSTHAGAAWTSAVFIWIYCFNFGYSWGPVSWTVIAEVMPMSARAPGTALAASANWMLNFCVSLMVPPMLENITYGTYLFFLAFMLLGVAYAIWILPETRNVGLEAMDKVFKSNDATRDAAKMHAIMERLREEHGQYDQPGAPREIHEDKLEVQYLESV